Proteins from a genomic interval of Pristis pectinata isolate sPriPec2 chromosome 21, sPriPec2.1.pri, whole genome shotgun sequence:
- the LOC127581293 gene encoding LOW QUALITY PROTEIN: beta-crystallin B3-like (The sequence of the model RefSeq protein was modified relative to this genomic sequence to represent the inferred CDS: deleted 1 base in 1 codon): protein MSHSGTQGSIGSHSASGIRSNRIIIYEHENFQGRWVDINTECRNICDRGFDRVGSIRVECGPWVGYEQQNFCGEMFMLEKGEYPRWDSWSNSYRTDCMMSFRPAKMDGQDHKICLHECANFDGRKMEICDEDIPSLWAYGFQDRVASIKVIGGTWVGYEYPGYRGYQYVLECGPYKHWNEWGAKQPLIQSMRRVKDQQWYKRGCFEFAH from the exons TCTCACAGCGGAACTCAGGGTAGTATTGGAAGCCATTCTGCTTCTGGTATTCGCAGTAACAGG ATTATCATTTATGAGCATGAAAACTTCCAAGGGCGTTGGGTGGACATTAACACAGAGTGCAGAAACATCTGCGATCGGGGATTTGATCGAGTGGGATCCATTCGTGTTGAATGTGGACC ATGGGTGGGTTATGAACAACAAAATTTCTGTGGTGAGATGTTCATGTTGGAAAAAGGAGAATATCCTCGCTGGGACTCCTGGTCCAATAGCTATCGCACTGACTGTATGATGTCC TTCAGACCTGCTAAGATG GATGGCCAGGATCACAAAATTTGTCTTCATGAATGTGCCAACTTTGATGGAAGAAAAATGGAGATCTGTGATGAGGACATTCCCAGCTTATGGGCCTATGGTTTCCAAGACCGAGTTGCCAGCATTAAAGTCATTGGTGGAAC ATGGGTTGGCTACGAGTATCCGGGCTACAGGGGTTATCAGTATGTGCTTGAATGTGGACCCTACAAGCATTGGAACGAATGGGGTGCCAAACAGCCTTTGATTCAGTCCATGCGTCGTGTGAAGGATCAGCAATGGTACAAAAGGGGCTGCTTTGAGTTTGCTCATTAA
- the LOC127581304 gene encoding gap junction delta-2 protein, which yields MGDWSLLGRLLTEVQNHSTVIGKIWLTVLLIFRILLVTLVGDAVYSDEQSKFTCNTLQPGCNNVCYNTFAPISHLRFWVFQIVLVSTPSIFYIVYVLHKIAKDEEYEMKKTHKMDLPNNSVSHGILPEDEILAQRSDVINSEGTKIDLRYGEYEVEGLKIKRNGDPIYLSNKVLSVYVMHVLLRAVMEIIFLLGQYYLYGFNVPCLFVCWTYPCPTKTDCFVSRATEKTIFLNFMFCVSLACFLLNIVELHYLGWVYTARVLCTTCSPCCKKKQRKAMDQYSQQNPLLLALKNSFYDNLILKSSVELLQHRPAYLSHQAPISIESESLESVRRNFDEKEHVKLQQGNLSKSGKSKKVWL from the coding sequence ATGGGTGATTGGTCATTACTTGGCCGACTCCTAACTGAAGTTCAGAACCATTCCACAGTGATTGGGAAGATCTGGTTGACAGTGTTGCTGATTTTTCGTATTCTGCTGGTCACATTAGTTGGTGATGCAGTATACAGTGATGAACAGTCCAAATTCACATGCAATACCCTCCAACCAGGATGTAATAATGTTTGCTACAACACATTTGCTCCTATTTCTCACCTAAGATTCTGGGTTTTCCAGATTGTTCTGGTTTCAACCCCATCCATTTTCTACATAGTGTATGTTCTACACAAAATAGCAAAAGATGAAgaatatgaaatgaaaaaaacACATAAGATGGACTTACCAAACAATTCTGTATCTCATGGAATCCTTCCAGAAGATGAAATCTTGGCTCAAAGATCTGATGTCATCAACTCAGAGGGAACTAAAATTGATCTAAGATATGGAGAATATGAAGTTGAGGGTCTGAAGATTAAAAGAAATGGGGACCCTATCTATCTTTCAAACAAGGTTTTATCCGTATATGTCATGCATGTACTGCTGAGAGCTGTTATGGAGATAATATTTTTATTGGGACAGTACTATTTGTATGGATTTAATGTTCCTTGTTTGTTTGTCTGTTGGACCTATCCTTGTCCAACCAAAACAGATTGTTTTGTATCCAGAGCAACAGAAAAGACCATTTTTTTGAACTTCATGTTTTGTGTCAGTCTTGCATGCTTTTTGCTGAACATTGTTGAGCTCCATTATCTGGGCTGGGTCTACACTGCACGGGTTTTGTGCACTACTTGCTCACCTTGCTGcaagaagaaacaaagaaaagcAATGGATCAGTATTCACAGCAAAACCCTCTTCTCTTAGCACTAAAAAATTCATTTTATGACAATTTGATATTGAAGTCATCTGTAGAATTATTGCAGCACAGACCAGCCTACCTCTCACATCAGGCACCAATTTCAATTGAATCCGAATCATTAGAAAGTGTAAGAAGGAACTTTGATGAAAAGGAACATGTCAAGTTGCAGCAAGGGAATCTAAGCAAATCTGGAAAAAGCAAGAAAGTTTGGCTTTAA